The following nucleotide sequence is from Candidatus Binatia bacterium.
CACGGTGAAAGGGTTTTGGTGGGCTCACGTCGGCTGGATTTTGTCGCCCCGCTACGAAGCCACGCGCTGGCAGGCCATTCGGGATTTTGCTCGGTACCCAGAGCTCCGCTGGCTCAATCGTTACCACTTAGTGCCACCCATCGTTTTGGCTGTGCTGCTTTTTCTCACGGGGTGGGCCCTGCAACATTGGGCGCCGAGTTTGGGCACCTCGTGCTGGCAGCTCCTCGTGTGGGGCTTCTTCGTGAGCACGGTGCTGCTGTGGCATGTCACCTTTTGTGTGAATTCCCTCGCGCACGTGTTCGGCTGGCGCCGGTTCGAAACGCGCGACACCAGCCGAAACAGCTTTTGGTTGGCGCTCGCCACGTTTGGCGAAGGCTGGCACAATAACCACCATCGCTTCCCGGGGTCGGAGCGGCAGGGCATTTTTTGGTGGGAGGTGGACTTTACTCACTACATCCTGAAGCTGATGGAGCGAGTCGGGCTCGTATGGGATTTGCGCTCGCCACCCGCGTGGGTTTACGAGCGCCGCAGGGCGAGCTTCGAGTCGGCAGTGCAAGGCGCCGCAGCCGACTGAGCCGCGCCTAGCCTGTGCAGTCTACAGCAGCAGCTCGTAGCCTAACAGCAAGCCCACGAGCACACTGGCTACCGCAGCCAGTCCTCGCAGCCGCCGCTGCCACAAGGCAAAGCGATGCCGCTGCCAGCGCAGCGGCGCGGTGAGAAGGAGGCCGAATGTCGCCATCCCCGCCGTGGAGCCCGCCCCGAAGGCAGCCAAATAGCACCAAGCTGCCAGCGAGCTCGGCTGAGTGGCGAGGACAAGCAAAAATAGTCCGGCGCTGCCGGCGAAGCCATGGAGCAGGCCGAAGGCGAGCGCTCGCAAATCCGCCGCACCGTGGTGGCTGTGTTCCGCGGTTCCTCCCTCATCACGGTAGTGCACATGCGGGTGGGCATGCCAACGATCACCGTGCCGGTGCACGTGCAGGTGCACCGTGTGGCCGCGCCCGAGTGCATAAAGTGTCGTAGCGCCGAGCCCCACCAGCGCGGTTGCGACAGCGAGCTCCATCCACCAGGTGAGCCAAGGCGGAAATGTGATCCCGAGGGTAATCACGGCAACGCCTGCGATTGCCAGTGCGGCGGTGTGGCCCAAACCCCACCACGCACCAACGGAGGCGGCCCGCCACCCGGCGCCGCTTTCGCTAGCGATCGTCGCCACTGCGACCAAGTGATCGGCGTCCAGGGCGTGCTTCACACCTAAGAGCAAGCCGGCCAGGGCGACGCCGACGAGGGAGAGCATCGTTCACCGCTGAACTTGGGGGGCAGGGGCGCTCGTGGCGGCCCCTGCCCTACTCGCTTCAGACGTTCGCTTCCAGCAACGCGGCGGCACCCATGCCACCACCGATGCACATCGTCACAACGCCCCAGCGCTGTTTGCGCCGTCGCAGCTCGAGCAAAATGTGGCCGGTGAGACGCGCACCCGTCATGCCGTACGGGTGACCGATGGAAATCGACCCACCATTCGGGTTGAGCTTCTCCGGGTCGATGCCGAGGCGGTCGCGGCAGTACACCACTTGCGAGGCGAAGGCCTCGTTGAGTTCGATGATGTCGATGTCGTCGAGTTTCTTGCCGTGG
It contains:
- a CDS encoding fatty acid desaturase, whose translation is MPRGSQSTQPWWAIALSSLPFFGVHVACLAVFWVGWSWVALAACALTYAVRVFAIGAAYHRYFSHRSFKTSRPMQFLFALLGTTAVQKGPLWWAALHRHHHRYADTEEDIHPPTVKGFWWAHVGWILSPRYEATRWQAIRDFARYPELRWLNRYHLVPPIVLAVLLFLTGWALQHWAPSLGTSCWQLLVWGFFVSTVLLWHVTFCVNSLAHVFGWRRFETRDTSRNSFWLALATFGEGWHNNHHRFPGSERQGIFWWEVDFTHYILKLMERVGLVWDLRSPPAWVYERRRASFESAVQGAAAD
- a CDS encoding urease accessory protein UreH — its product is MLSLVGVALAGLLLGVKHALDADHLVAVATIASESGAGWRAASVGAWWGLGHTAALAIAGVAVITLGITFPPWLTWWMELAVATALVGLGATTLYALGRGHTVHLHVHRHGDRWHAHPHVHYRDEGGTAEHSHHGAADLRALAFGLLHGFAGSAGLFLLVLATQPSSLAAWCYLAAFGAGSTAGMATFGLLLTAPLRWQRHRFALWQRRLRGLAAVASVLVGLLLGYELLL